AATACGGACGAATCAACCTATGAAATTACTCGAAAAGTTTACGATCGTGCCCAGGTTTTACAATTTGATGAACGAGAATCCAGTTTTTCCGCCCCACCAGGTAAAAAACTAGATTTGAGTATTCGATATTTTACTGACTGCGTCAGTAAGGCAACTTCTAATTTTAGCCAGAGCGATCGAGAAAAGGCTATCTCCTGCATAGAATCTATTGAGCTTGAGCTAAAAGAACATTTTCGAGTCGCCTTCGGTCAGCGAATCATTGACCAACTCCAGAACTTCCTAGCAGTCTACACTGCTAGTGGTGGCTCTTTGGCTGAAGGCTTAGATCACTTTATTGCACGGAAATTACTCTGGCAGATTCAAAACAGAACTGATCCAAATGTAAAAGGTGGTCTGAAAGCTGTCAAGGAAGTTATTCAAGATGCTTTTGAAAAATTATCAAGATCAGAATCTCCAAAAATATCTTTGACTTTACTAGATCAGGAAATTGCAAGATTTAGCAGCTAAAGGAGGTGAAGTTGTGGCTAATTTATTTCTATCCAACCTTTGGACAGGTGAGCATGAGAAACTAGAACCTAAACAAAGTTATCATCTCAGCAGTCTCGATCGCTATCGAATTGTTATCGAATTAGATGATCAAGATGAAGTGATAGAGCTATGGGTAAATGATCAAAAGGTTTCATTTTCAGAAAATTATCAACTGCCTATTTACGTCGATCGTGAAGGCTGTTGTACCCTTAAAATTGTAGAATCTGGTAGTGTGCAAAGATTTAGTCTTGATGTACCCAAGAATACTTTACTGGATGATAATTCATTATTGCCCGCCCTTAAACTCTTTGCTAAAGCATCAAGAAATTTATTGATACAAGATAGCACGGAAAAGCTTCTTACATTTCCCTTCTTTTCTCCTAGCGTTATTGAAGATACCCTAAATGACTGGGAAGCTTTTCAACTGGATGATGAAATTTGTGCTGCAATACCTTCACTTCTAAGAGTATGTGGTAGACCTAGGCGATCATTAATTTTAGAAAAAAGAGTGATTCCTATTGATAGAGTCAAGCGAATATCAGCAAACTCACTCGAACATTTAGCTTCACATCCTGAACTCTGGCAATCTCGTAATTTGATCGGTATTAAACCCTTACGTCTCAGGACAGATGTACCGGAAGAAACCCTTGATCTATATGAAAATAGAGTTGTTTCTACTCTTATTCGGAGACTATTACAGTATTTATGGATTAGGAGTAGAGAAGTTGATAGAGCTTACTATCAAACAGAAGCCCTTCATGAAAATCTATTTACAGATTATCGTTACAATCGCTTCCGTGACGATCGTTTCAAAAAACTCTGGTCTAATCAAACTGAATTAATTGACAATTATGATGAAGCCAATGAGATAAAAGTTAAAATTGATAAACTTTTGTTTCAAGTTAGCTCCTCTCTTGATTCAGTCCTATATAGAACAATTCCTAATCAGACAGATGTGGCTTCTCCACTCAAGCCAACCAATATTCTGTTAATGGATGAAGATTATCACAAACTTTTCAAACTATGGCAAAAACTTGATCACTATACCTTGAATAGAGATTCTTCAAAAAAGAGATCTGTAGAATCAGATCCCCAAGGTGACTACTTTCAATATATCTATGGCTGTGTTTTGCTTGCCCTGCGTTGGATTGGTTTTGATAGTTTTAAATCTTCAGATGATATTCCCCAAAATAATAATGTCTTATGCTTGGATCATTGGAAAGCAGTAGTTACTATTGAAAACGA
This region of Prochlorothrix hollandica PCC 9006 = CALU 1027 genomic DNA includes:
- a CDS encoding DUF2357 domain-containing protein; translated protein: MANLFLSNLWTGEHEKLEPKQSYHLSSLDRYRIVIELDDQDEVIELWVNDQKVSFSENYQLPIYVDREGCCTLKIVESGSVQRFSLDVPKNTLLDDNSLLPALKLFAKASRNLLIQDSTEKLLTFPFFSPSVIEDTLNDWEAFQLDDEICAAIPSLLRVCGRPRRSLILEKRVIPIDRVKRISANSLEHLASHPELWQSRNLIGIKPLRLRTDVPEETLDLYENRVVSTLIRRLLQYLWIRSREVDRAYYQTEALHENLFTDYRYNRFRDDRFKKLWSNQTELIDNYDEANEIKVKIDKLLFQVSSSLDSVLYRTIPNQTDVASPLKPTNILLMDEDYHKLFKLWQKLDHYTLNRDSSKKRSVESDPQGDYFQYIYGCVLLALRWIGFDSFKSSDDIPQNNNVLCLDHWKAVVTIENDRSIIVIKLTSENMKNSPVEYCKYIFIMPSVRCIAGDINQVKKDIKELKQLANHFLSNFFDPKLYKREQIDISASLVIAHLTDLRDRRSLGESVSHSLIRQMLSIGNNFLEKLTYKPKEKKLSTKAKLSITPIGMIPASPLDINTLERFQYLFLFHTFGHDLMKGIPLVRCPVCHGKNLKSDSNSGFCQDCKAKWSWRTCSHCQGKVPNLEPGKPLKRKDYTDQSYSVYAMELEQLLGRDQLSPICESHDFRESQRVRVICPHCGVCPGKGETLAKCDRCRNVMIQGVTGE